Part of the Kitasatospora sp. NBC_01266 genome, GGAAGCCCGTGCCGCCGGGATCTGACGGAGCGCTCGTGCCGCCGTCACAGCCGGCCGACGGCCACCCCCATGGTGTCGCCGGCGCCGACGGTGATGGGGGTCACCGCGTCGGTCGCGGTGTTGATGGCGAACACCGTCCCCTGGGGTGTCCCGTTGCCGTAGGAGCCGACCACGTAGGCGCTCTTCCCGTTGGGGGTGAGGGCCACCTCCGAGGGACGGAAGTACCTGCCTGACCCGGTGGTCGGCGGGATGTCGCCGATGGGGATGCTCTTGGTGACCTTGTTGGTGGTCAGGTTGATCACGGACACCTTGCCCTGGATGATCTTGTCGTCGACGCCGACCACGTAGGCCCGCTTGCCGTTGGGGCTGATCGCCAGCCCGCCCGTGCCGGCGCCGGAGATGGTGCGGACGACCATCTGCTTCTTGAGGTTGACCACCGAGACGGCGCCGCTGTTCCCGGACAGGTAGAGGCGCTTGCCGTCAGGCGCGATCGCCATGCCGTTGGCCGCTTCGTTGAGGCGGATGGTGGCGATGACCTGGTTCTCGGCGGTGTCGATCACAAACAGGCTGCCCTTGTCGTCGGTCACATAGAGGCGCTTGCCGTTGGGACTGATCACCATGTGGTCGGGCCTGCTGACCTGGATGGTGGCGGAGACCTGGTTGGTGGCGGTGTCGATCACCGACACCTTGTCCCCGTGGAAGGGGTTCTGGACGGCCACGTAGGCGTGCTTGCCGTCGGGGGCGATCGCTTCCCCGTAGAGGATGTCGGGAGAGAGCGGGGTCTGGTCGTAAGGGATGTTCGTGACGCTCTTCTTGGCGATGTTGACTGCCGACACGTACTTGAAGGCGTTGGTCACGTAGAGACTGGTGCCGTCAGGGGTGACCTCCACCTCCTCGGGACCGCCGCCGATGGTAGTGGTCCCGAGCTGCTGGACCGTGTTGGACCTTGTGTCGATCGGGTACACGTGGCCGTCGAGGCTGGTGACGTAGGCGTAGAGCTGCTGCGGCGGCTTCGGCGGGTGCGGCGCGGCTGTGGCAGGCGTGGGCGCCAGGAGCGCCAGCCCTGACGTGATGGCCACCGCGATGGTTCGCCGTACAGCGGATCGCTGAAAGTGCACGTGGACCTCCGGATCGACGTGATGGTCTCTCGTGCCATCAGATGTACCGCGCCACGTGTCCGGTTGTCGGCGAACCAGCAGGTCAATCCCCCGGAAGAGTGCCAGCCTGAGCAGCACGCGACGAGGGTGGACTGGTCCCTCGACCATCACCTTGATCGCACCCAAGGGAATACGGCCCGCGAGGAATAAGCACCCTCCGCCGGTATGACGAGCGGACAGCGAAGAGGACCGCCACCGAATCGGTGGCGGTCCTCTTCGCTTCGGTCAGTGCGCTGACTCTGCTGGACCGGCTGGAGCGGGAAGCCTGCCGCTCGCGGTGAGTCGGCGAACGCTGAGCCTGCCGGCGTTTGGGCGAACTGCGAGGTCAGCGGCCAGTTGCGTTGGTAAGGGCGTACAAATGCGGCAACAGGGCCTCCTGGAGTGCTTGTTGGCTGGACACCCACCCAGCTGCCAAGGAGCCCTGTTCTCCATGCTTGGCACCCACCGCGATCACCCGAGTGAGGCTCCCGTTCGACCAACACCACTCGAGATCGGGACGGTAACAGCCAATTACTGCTCGCGCTGTTGCGGTAGTTGGGCAAAGTAGGTTTGAAGCAGCTCGTGGCGGAACTCGTAGACCACGCCGACCTGCCGCAGGACGCCGCGTCGGTGGGCGTCTTCAAGGAACGTCATCGCGTCCCAGGGCAGCTTGCCGGTGAACGGCAGCCAGATGCGGGCGAGAACCACCCACTGGCCCCACGCGGTCAGGCTGACTGCACTCCCGAGTCCGCCTCCGAGCCCGATGAGAATCGGCAGTCTGAGCGCCAGGGTGAAGGTCCATTGGATTGGGAGGCCCCAAATGGAGTAGTGCAGCAGCTCATCACTCAGCGAGACCCCGGCTCCGGCCACGATTCCGAGCAGCGGTGCGAACATGAGCAGTTGCAGAAGCACGGTCCGGCGGTTCCGGTCCAGCAGATCGCGTGGTCCAGGGGCTGTTTCGACGGCGATGGGAGCTTCGAGCCAGGCCATCAAGGTGCCTACCAGCCCGCCTGCGAGTGCGAACGAGAGCCCGAAGATGACGATGTACGCGAGCCCGGCCAGGAACCACGTCGCACTCCCGGAGACCAGAGAGGGCACGAGTACGGCTAAGGGCCCGTCCGCGGCCCCGGCCACGAGCCCCGCCAGGAGCCCGATTCCAGCTCGCGTCCGGATCTCGCGCCCAGACCTGGCACTTGACCTCTCCGCCCAGCTTCCGATGGGCGTCCACACGCGCGATGGCTCCAACGCCGCACCTCTGAACCGGAACCCGATCGCGTGCGCGAATGCGAAGGCCAACGCGGCCGGGATGCCGTTGATCAGTGCGTCCACGAATCCAACGAGGAGTCCGTAGCCGATCCTGTACACGAGCCCGTGCCCAGGTGGGGCATAGGCGTGAACGGTGATGATCGTGTCCATGACTTCGACGATGAGTCCGAAGCCTGTCCCGGACACGAGGCCGATCAGGATCAGGCGTTGCACCAGGCTCATGGTGGTGCCCAGTTCCCACCATTCGAGGCCAGGCGCGCGGCGCTGTTCACCGTGCTTTTCGGGGCCCTTTTCGAGGTGCTGTTCACGCCGCTCCTGGAGGTGACGGGCGAGGTAGGTGAACCATGCGGTCACATGTTTCGGATCGCGCCGCCAAAGGTTCCTGGACCATTTGTCCGGCGCCTTGAGGTCGGGGTGGGGCAGCGGCGGCGGGTCGTTCGGGTAGACCGATGGGACGAGCGATTTGAGCAGGTGGTCCTCGATAGCTCGGGTATCGGGGAAGCTGCGGCGATCGGCGAGGTCCCCGGGAGCCCCACCCTTGTTCGGGAGTGCGTAGACCACACGGCACAGCCACAAGTTGAGCGGAACCTTCAGGGCGCTGGCCACGGTGCTGGACGGGTCCCTCTTCAGTGCCTTCACGAGCGGCTCCCACCGCTTTTGGTGCTGCGGGGTGGCGCTGCCGTGCAGGTAGTCCGCGACCTCATGGGCGGTCAGGGGCACGGGCTCGACCACGGCAGCCGCGCGGAGCACCTCAGTGTGGCTGATGGCTTCGAGGTAGTCGTCTGTCCGGCAGGTCAGGATCAGGGGGCCGCCCTGCTCAAGGACCCCGTTGATCTTCTCCAGTGCTGTCGGATGGTCGGCGGCGGGCAGCTCGTCCAGGCCATCGAGCACCGGCAGGATGCGTTGGTAGGTGATGAGGGAGGAGGCCATGTCGCCGTCCAGGTGCGGGTACTCGCGCAACAGCTGCTGTTTCAGCCACACCTCCAGGTCCTCGTTCGCTGGCCGCCAGGAGGCAAGTGAGAGCAGGACCGGGACCGGGGCTCCCTCGCTCATCCGCTGGAGCAGCTCGATCACCAGCAGCAGAGCCAGGGTGCTCTTGCCACTGCCCGCCCCGCCCAGCACGACCAGCCTGCGCTGCCTCAGGCCCATGAACACGCCGGCGAAGGCAGTGAGGTTCGCAACGTTTCCTGCGACCGGATTCCCTGTCAGGCGGAGATGGTCACCGGTCTCCTCGACGGGGCTCGCACGCCAGCGAAGGGGAAACGGCTCTGGTGCCCGCAGACGGCGCAGACGGGCTTCCCGCCGCCACTGCGCCTCCACCACCTTTCCCAGCCTCTGCACCGCCGTCTCAAACGGATCGGGGAGAAGCATCTCGAAGTAGTTGATCTGGGTGTTGTTGTCGCCGATAACGATGGCGGTGTTGAAGACCAGACCCTGCTCAGCAGCAGACTCCGCAGCGGTCGCTTGGACCCGAGGCGGTCGTCCTGTCGGCTCCTCTTGCCGCTCGTGATCGCCGTCGACCCTTCGGCAGTGATCCTCCTCGGCGTTGGGCTCCACAGCGGTCACTTGAAGTTGTTGTTCTGCTTGTTCCCGTCGCCGATCACGATCGCTGTCTTTCCATTGGTGGTGATCCCGCCGATGTGGTACTTGCCGGACTCGGGGCCCACGGACGCGTCGTGCGCCCGGACCTGGTCCACAGCCTGACGCAGTGCCTCGGCGAACTCCGCGTCGTGCTCGGCCGCGTCCTCCAACGCCAGCTCCAACCGTTTCCGGGTTCGCACGGCCAGCTCTTCCCGCTCGGAGGAAGCCTCCTGCAGCATGCTCTCCAGCGCCGGCTCAGCCCCCAACCGCGAAACCACCACCTCGTGCAGACGGTCCATCCCGGCGTCCAGCGCCGAATCGACCTCCGCATCCGCCCGCCCGGCCACCCGCCGTGCTTTGCGCACGGCCCACGCGAAAAGGTAGCCCACTGCCAGCTCCACACCCACCACGTTCGCCCCCTCGCAGGACACGTTCGCCACTACACCGACCATAGTTGTAAGCGCCGGGCCGCGCGGGCCCAAAGCTCAAGACCACCAGCGGATCTCAGTCCCAGGGGTCCTCCTGTCGCATCGTGCCGCTCCCGGTGTCCTCGACAGCCACGGGCTCGCTCACCTGACCGTACGTCGGCGCAATTCGCCGAAGCCGGTGCTTCCTGCGCCAGACGCTGAAGGGGCCGACGGCGATGGCGGTCGCGATCAGGACCGCAGCGATCAGTAGCGGATATGGGAAGTGCTGCTTGACCGGCGTGACGGTGGAGGCGGTACTGAGCGGGGCCCCACTGTCGGGCCGGGAGCTCGATGCACTGGCCGACGCGCTCGCATTGCCGGAAGTCGACGGTACCGGGGTGGGCACAGCCGACCCCGAGGCGCTCGGTCCGCCCGTTCCAGCGGACGGAACCGTTCCAGTTGCCCCGCCTGCGGCGCCCGATCCACCTGTTCCACCGCCCGTCGAGCCTGAGGAGTCACCTGACGTCCCCGATCCACCCGACGTCCCCGATCCACCCGACGTCCCCGATCCACGCGATGACGAACCGGTCTTGGTCCCCGAGGGCGTTCCGGCTGGGGTGCTGGGGTTCTTGCCGGCCGTCGGCCCGGGGGAGGGCGGGGGCGTCTGCGGGGAGGGCGGGGGCGTCTGCGGCGGAGGCTCCGTCACGGCGAAAGACCGGAGGACGTTGTCCTGTCCAGGGTCCAGCGCGCAGGACGCGCCAATCGTTCCCACGTAAGTCGGTGCACCGCTCGCGGTCCTTGGGGTGACCTGTACCTCGAAGTCCCCGATGGTCACCTTCCCCTGCCCCGGCTGGGGGAAGGTCATGATGGGCGCGGTGCCGGTCGCCGTGAGCGCGAACGAGCCGGACGCTGGGATAGCCGTCCTGGCAACCGCCATGGACAGGTTCTCCGCACGATTGACCTGTGGCGCCACAACCGTGCCTTGTCCGACCACGGATCCGTCCACGCTCGTGGCACCGAGAATGGCTGCGTACTGCGTGAAGCTCGCGTCGACCGCCACCGTCCCGCGGATGGTGAACGGCGGACTGGGCTGGCCCACCATCAGCGAAGTCGGGATGTCCGCGTCGACCGTGATGTCTGCGGCATCGCCGACGATCCCGGACGAGCATGTGTAGCGCAGTGTCAACGAGACAGGGGCAGCGGCGGAGGACTCCACGTTGGGCACCGCCACCACCCCGACAGCAGCCATGACCGTCGCCGCCGCCCCGAGGACAGCCCGCCTCCCGAACCTTACCGAGCGATGTTCTTTGCCGAGCATGATGCTCATGATCACTCCATGACAACGGTCTCTCCGACGCGTCGCGCCGTACGGTGGGTCTTCCCATCGACTGACAGTGATGTTGCCGGTGGGTCTGACCCATCGATTGACTGACGTCTCGACTGTCCTGTTCCTCATCTGCGAAAGGCTGCGACAACAGGGCCTCCTGGATCCCTCGTTGGCGTAGACACCTTCCGAGACGCCACGAGGCCCTGCTTCCATGCCCGGCACCGACCGCGATCACCCGATCGAGACTCCCGTTCGATCGACAAACTCCTTGATCGGAACGACAGCAGCTACTGAGGATCCATGCGGGCTATCTTGCATGCTTCGGGCCAGGGCCATGGAAGTTATCTCAAAGCACGAGCGCGAAGAAAGCCGATCCTTCCGCTGATCCGACGGGCTCACCGCATCGGAGAGGGGCCGTCAGGTTGAATCAGCGGCTTGGGAACACGGACTTGATCTGGTGTCAGTTCACGCGGGCTTCGGACAGCAGTGTGGACCCCTGCTCAAGACAGGCCGGTTGGCAGCGAGTGGCCAGTCGGTGGACCGCCGCGCGGAGGTGGTCCGATCAGGTGCCGAAACGCCTCCGGCTCTCGAGTCCGATCCGCGCACGCCAGCCTTACCTGTGGGCCCTGCTGGACCCGGCGCGTGGTGTGCCCGGTGGAGGGCCCTGTGTTGCACATTCGGTCCCTGAATCGCCCTGCTGTCTCTGGCGGTTGAGCAGCGTTCCGCTAACCTGAGGACTCCTCGTGTTCAAGGAAGGGAGCCAGGACATGCTGAACCGTCTTGATCTTCCGGCGGGCTTCCGCTGGGGTGTTTCGACCGCTGCCTATCAGGTCGAGGGGGCGGTGGACGAGGACGGGCGTGGGCCTTCGATCTGGGACGTGTTCGCCACGCGGCCCGGCGCCGTGCGGGACGGGTCCACCGGGCGGGTGGCCTGCGACCACTACCACCGCTACGCCGAGGACATCGCCTTGCTGCGCGGCCTGGGTCTGGACGGCTACCGCTTCTCGATCGCCTGGCCCAGGATCCAGCCCACCGGCAGCGGGCAGCCGAATCCGGCTGGACTCGCCTTCTACGACCGGCTGGTGGACGCCCTGCTCGCCGCCGGGATCACCCCGCTGCCGACGCTCTTCCACTGGGACCTGCCGCAGGCCCTGGAGGACGGCGGCGGCTGGCTGACCCGGGACACCGCGTACCGCTTCGCCGAGTACGCCGAGTTGGTGGTGGACCGGCTCGGTGACCGCATCCCCGCCTGGATCACGCTCAACGAGCCTTTCGTGCACATGGTGTTCGGCTACGCGCTGGGGATCCACGCCCCGGGGCGCACGTTGATGCTCGACGCGCTGCCGGCCGCTCACCACCAGCTGCTCGGGCACGGGTTGGCGGCGGCGCTGCTGCGCGAGCGCGGCCATCAGGTGATGACCGCCAACAACCTCACCCCCGTCTGGCCCGCGAGCGAGGCGGCGGCGGATGTGGCGGCGGCAGAGGCGTACGACGCCCTGCACAACCGGCTGTTCACCGATCCGCTGCTGCTCGGGCGCTACCCGGACCTGAGCGCGTACGGCGTCGCGGAGGACCTCGGCGGATGCGTACGCCCCGGGGACCTGAAGCTGATCGCCGCTCCCGGGTTGGACGGGCTCGGCGTCAACTACTACAACCCGACCCGGATCGCGGCCCCGACCGACCCCGGCGGACTCCCGTTCACCGAGGCCGAGATCGAGGGTGTGGCGCGAACGGCCTTCGGCTGGCCGGTGGTTCCGGACGGCCTGCGCGAACTCCTGGTCGGCCTGCGGGACCGGTACGGCGACGCGCTGCCACCGATCACCATCACCGAGAACGGCTGCTCGGTCACCGACGAGCCCGGCCCCGACGGCACCGTCCACGACCAGCCGCGCATCGACTACCTGGCCGGCCACCTCGACGCCCTCGCCGCGGCGGTGGCCCAAGGGGTCGACGTCCGTGGCTACTACACCTGGTCATTGATCGATAACTTCGAGTGGGCGGAGGGGTTCAGCCAGCGCTTCGGGCTGGTGCACGTCGACTTCGAGACGCAGAAGCGCACCCCGAAGGCGTCGTACGCCTGGTACCGCGACCTGATCGCTACGCACCGAAAGCGGAACGGGCGGTAGACCGGGCGGGACGAGGGTGGCGCAGATCGAAATCGCCTGACCGAGCCCGTGGGAGGACAGTAGACGGAGATTCTGGCCGCACCAAACGATCACCACAGGCCGCGGCACACGGGAGCTTCCCGCGACGTCGACATCTGGGTGGCCAGTGCCTCGCCGGGCGGCGCACTGTGCCTGGTGCCGCTGTCCTTCGACAATGTCGGCAGCACCGTGGCGGGAATGGTGCCCATCATGGTGAGGTGGCATGAAGCGGGTCTCCCGGCCCATGGTTCTGCACGACATATCGCCGGTAGGGCTTGATGCAAACACCGGCGCTCGTGGTTGCCGGTAGAAAGGTGTCCCTGAGGTGGCTGCGACTCATCGCCGCCGTGACCTGCTGCCCGAGACGTCTCCCTTGTCCAGCGGCCGATGCCGGACTCTGGACAACCCCAACGAGCCGTTGTTACTCTCGAGTAACAACGGCTCGGGTAAGCCGAGATGCGGATGGGGGCTTACATGTCGCATTCCATGTCGCAGGGACGCAGTGCCGGGATCGTGGGCGGCGGGATCGGCGGCCTCGCTTCCGCGATCGCGCTGCGCAAGGCCGGATGGCAGGTGACCGTCTACGAGCGGGCGCCGGAATTCACCGAAGTGGGCGCGGGAATCTCCCTGTTCCCCAACGCGATCACTGCGTTGGACGCGCTCGGCGTGGGTGCCGCTGTTCAAGCCGCAGGGGTCGGCGAGGGTCCCGGTGAGGTCCGCAACGCTGCCGGGCGGGTCCTGTTCACACGCTGGGCGAAACCGCTCGCGGGCGGATTCACGGTGCTGCACCGCGCGGACCTCATCTCCCTTCTCGCACAAGCACTTCCGAGCGACTGCCTGCGGCCGGGCAGTTCGGTCGACGGGGTCACCCTCGACGGCACCCTGCGCGTCGGCGGCGAGACGGTGCGCCACGACCTGATCGTGGGTGCCGACGGAGTGCACAGCGCGATCCGGCAGCGCCTGTGGCCGGGCGACACCGCCGTGCGTCGCACCGGGATCACCGCCTGGCGCGGCGTGCTCGACACCCCTGTGTCCAAGTTCGCCGGTGGCATCGTCGGGGTGCATGCGGAATTCGGCGTGCTCCCGATGCGGGGCGGGCGCACCTACTTCTTCGCGGCCGCCCACCCCGGCTTCGACAGCCTCGACCATTTCACCCAGTGGGCGTCGCCGGTGCCCGAGGTCCTCGCGGCGGCCGATCCGGCACGGATTCTGCGCGACGAGTTTCTCGAAGTTCCGGTGCCGAGAATGCTTGCTCTCGGGAAGGTCGCGTTGGTGGGCGACTCGGCGCACGCGATGCGCCCGGAACTCGGACAGGGTGCCGCCATGGCCATCGAGGACGCGGTGACACTCGCGGCCTACGCGCCCGACCTGCGAGCCTATTCGAAGGCGCGGCGGCGACGGGTGCGGGCGGTGTCGTGGATATCGCGCCAGATGACCCACAACAACATGCCAAACTCCCGGTGGCGCGCGACCGTGCGCGACGTCGGTACCCGCGCGGTGCCGGAGGGTGTGGCTCTCGCCCCGATGTCCTGGCTGTTCCGCTGGCACGCGCCCGCACCCGTCTCCGCCGATGTGCCACTTTGACGGAAGCCAGGCTCGCCGTTGTGCGTGCGATCCCGCCGTGCTGTGAGGTGACCCTGGAGTATGGACGTGTCCCGGTGAAGCGGCCGTACGGCGTCGGGCTACGACGCTCCGCACGCGGCCAGTGCGGTTCGCGCCAGTGCGCGCAGCCAGGTGTGGGCGTGG contains:
- a CDS encoding GH1 family beta-glucosidase: MLNRLDLPAGFRWGVSTAAYQVEGAVDEDGRGPSIWDVFATRPGAVRDGSTGRVACDHYHRYAEDIALLRGLGLDGYRFSIAWPRIQPTGSGQPNPAGLAFYDRLVDALLAAGITPLPTLFHWDLPQALEDGGGWLTRDTAYRFAEYAELVVDRLGDRIPAWITLNEPFVHMVFGYALGIHAPGRTLMLDALPAAHHQLLGHGLAAALLRERGHQVMTANNLTPVWPASEAAADVAAAEAYDALHNRLFTDPLLLGRYPDLSAYGVAEDLGGCVRPGDLKLIAAPGLDGLGVNYYNPTRIAAPTDPGGLPFTEAEIEGVARTAFGWPVVPDGLRELLVGLRDRYGDALPPITITENGCSVTDEPGPDGTVHDQPRIDYLAGHLDALAAAVAQGVDVRGYYTWSLIDNFEWAEGFSQRFGLVHVDFETQKRTPKASYAWYRDLIATHRKRNGR
- a CDS encoding NACHT domain-containing protein; its protein translation is MTAVEPNAEEDHCRRVDGDHERQEEPTGRPPRVQATAAESAAEQGLVFNTAIVIGDNNTQINYFEMLLPDPFETAVQRLGKVVEAQWRREARLRRLRAPEPFPLRWRASPVEETGDHLRLTGNPVAGNVANLTAFAGVFMGLRQRRLVVLGGAGSGKSTLALLLVIELLQRMSEGAPVPVLLSLASWRPANEDLEVWLKQQLLREYPHLDGDMASSLITYQRILPVLDGLDELPAADHPTALEKINGVLEQGGPLILTCRTDDYLEAISHTEVLRAAAVVEPVPLTAHEVADYLHGSATPQHQKRWEPLVKALKRDPSSTVASALKVPLNLWLCRVVYALPNKGGAPGDLADRRSFPDTRAIEDHLLKSLVPSVYPNDPPPLPHPDLKAPDKWSRNLWRRDPKHVTAWFTYLARHLQERREQHLEKGPEKHGEQRRAPGLEWWELGTTMSLVQRLILIGLVSGTGFGLIVEVMDTIITVHAYAPPGHGLVYRIGYGLLVGFVDALINGIPAALAFAFAHAIGFRFRGAALEPSRVWTPIGSWAERSSARSGREIRTRAGIGLLAGLVAGAADGPLAVLVPSLVSGSATWFLAGLAYIVIFGLSFALAGGLVGTLMAWLEAPIAVETAPGPRDLLDRNRRTVLLQLLMFAPLLGIVAGAGVSLSDELLHYSIWGLPIQWTFTLALRLPILIGLGGGLGSAVSLTAWGQWVVLARIWLPFTGKLPWDAMTFLEDAHRRGVLRQVGVVYEFRHELLQTYFAQLPQQREQ
- a CDS encoding YncE family protein is translated as MAITSGLALLAPTPATAAPHPPKPPQQLYAYVTSLDGHVYPIDTRSNTVQQLGTTTIGGGPEEVEVTPDGTSLYVTNAFKYVSAVNIAKKSVTNIPYDQTPLSPDILYGEAIAPDGKHAYVAVQNPFHGDKVSVIDTATNQVSATIQVSRPDHMVISPNGKRLYVTDDKGSLFVIDTAENQVIATIRLNEAANGMAIAPDGKRLYLSGNSGAVSVVNLKKQMVVRTISGAGTGGLAISPNGKRAYVVGVDDKIIQGKVSVINLTTNKVTKSIPIGDIPPTTGSGRYFRPSEVALTPNGKSAYVVGSYGNGTPQGTVFAINTATDAVTPITVGAGDTMGVAVGRL
- a CDS encoding FAD-dependent monooxygenase; this encodes MSHSMSQGRSAGIVGGGIGGLASAIALRKAGWQVTVYERAPEFTEVGAGISLFPNAITALDALGVGAAVQAAGVGEGPGEVRNAAGRVLFTRWAKPLAGGFTVLHRADLISLLAQALPSDCLRPGSSVDGVTLDGTLRVGGETVRHDLIVGADGVHSAIRQRLWPGDTAVRRTGITAWRGVLDTPVSKFAGGIVGVHAEFGVLPMRGGRTYFFAAAHPGFDSLDHFTQWASPVPEVLAAADPARILRDEFLEVPVPRMLALGKVALVGDSAHAMRPELGQGAAMAIEDAVTLAAYAPDLRAYSKARRRRVRAVSWISRQMTHNNMPNSRWRATVRDVGTRAVPEGVALAPMSWLFRWHAPAPVSADVPL
- a CDS encoding DUF6801 domain-containing protein — its product is MSIMLGKEHRSVRFGRRAVLGAAATVMAAVGVVAVPNVESSAAAPVSLTLRYTCSSGIVGDAADITVDADIPTSLMVGQPSPPFTIRGTVAVDASFTQYAAILGATSVDGSVVGQGTVVAPQVNRAENLSMAVARTAIPASGSFALTATGTAPIMTFPQPGQGKVTIGDFEVQVTPRTASGAPTYVGTIGASCALDPGQDNVLRSFAVTEPPPQTPPPSPQTPPPSPGPTAGKNPSTPAGTPSGTKTGSSSRGSGTSGGSGTSGGSGTSGDSSGSTGGGTGGSGAAGGATGTVPSAGTGGPSASGSAVPTPVPSTSGNASASASASSSRPDSGAPLSTASTVTPVKQHFPYPLLIAAVLIATAIAVGPFSVWRRKHRLRRIAPTYGQVSEPVAVEDTGSGTMRQEDPWD